The Primulina eburnea isolate SZY01 chromosome 6, ASM2296580v1, whole genome shotgun sequence genome contains a region encoding:
- the LOC140834563 gene encoding 5-amino-6-(5-phospho-D-ribitylamino)uracil phosphatase, chloroplastic-like yields the protein MVESIATTSILGLRPVYGNHYCKNVSNKRKPADLCRLTFRKFLGKEVSLSAAFPRFRFDRPRMLWLKAQAMELTKEAYSYREREQIHREFMYGIGGTGLDQMRGFWPPENKADNPALGNPLLRQERLGCGWLGAIFEWEGVLIEDNPDLEKQAWLALSQEEAKSPPPAFMLRRIEGMKNEQAISEVLCWSRDPVQVKRMASRKEDIYQSLQGGIYQFRSGSQEFVNVLIQYKVPIALVSTRPRKYLETAIRAIGIEGVFTVIVAAEDVYRGKPDPEMFVYAAQLLQFIPERVIVFGNSNQTVEAAHDARMKCVAVASKHPVYELGAADLVVRRLNELSMIDIKNLAAVESDEFKSGEPEMEMEVEEEDHLPPVGVDDSFW from the coding sequence ATGGTGGAGTCAATCGCGACAACATCCATATTGGGTTTGCGACCTGTGTACGGAAACCATTATTGCAAGAATGTCTCAAACAAGCGGAAGCCGGCTGATCTTTGTCGGCTTACGTTTAGAAAATTTCTCGGTAAGGAAGTTTCTTTATCTGCCGCGTTTCCAAGATTTCGATTTGATCGGCCAAGGATGTTGTGGCTGAAGGCTCAAGCGATGGAATTGACGAAGGAGGCATACTCCTATCGTGAGAGAGAGCAAATACATCGTGAGTTTATGTACGGGATAGGAGGGACTGGCTTGGATCAGATGCGGGGGTTCTGGCCACCGGAAAATAAGGCGGATAATCCCGCACTAGGTAATCCATTGCTTAGGCAAGAAAGACTTGGTTGTGGATGGTTAGGTGCTATATTTGAGTGGGAAGGCGTGTTAATCGAGGACAATCCAGATCTCGAGAAACAAGCTTGGCTGGCTCTTTCTCAGGAAGAAGCAAAATCGCCACCACCAGCTTTCATGCTTCGTAGAATAGAAGGAATGAAGAATGAGCAAGCAATATCCGAAGTTCTCTGCTGGTCAAGAGATCCAGTCCAAGTAAAAAGAATGGCGTCAAGAAAAGAGGATATTTACCAGTCTTTGCAGGGTGGGATTTATCAATTTCGCTCTGGATCTCAAGAATTCGTGAATGTTCTGATACAGTACAAGGTTCCTATTGCTTTGGTATCTACCAGACCAAGAAAGTATCTCGAAACAGCCATTAGAGCCATTGGGATCGAAGGGGTGTTTACTGTCATCGTGGCTGCAGAGGATGTCTACCGAGGAAAGCCCGATCCGGAGATGTTTGTGTATGCTGCACAGCTCCTGCAATTCATACCCGAGAGAGTGATAGTGTTTGGGAACTCGAATCAAACCGTTGAGGCAGCTCATGATGCTCGGATGAAATGTGTGGCCGTTGCTAGCAAACACCCTGTATATGAGCTTGGAGCCGCTGATTTGGTAGTGAGACGACTTAATGAGCTCTCAATGATCGATATAAAGAACCTAGCAGCTGTTGAATCGGATGAGTTTAAATCCGGTGAACCAGAGATGGAGATGGAGGTTGAGGAAGAAGATCACCTCCCTCCTGTTGGTGTTGATGATAGTTTCTGGTGA
- the LOC140834565 gene encoding serine/threonine-protein kinase BSK7-like isoform X1, which yields MTSELKKVAFGYVKSCSFSCSCSSCWIRMGCHFAKLTSCCFISESDGPGHETNNAEIEDKSEISDLPAFREYSIEQLRTATSRFSAANIVSEHGEKAPNVVYKGKLENQRRIAVKRFNRSAWPDSRQFLEEARAVGQLRNNRMANLLGCCCEGDERLLVAEFMPNETLAKHLFHWETQPMKWAMRLRVALYLAQALEYCTSKGRALYHDLNAYRVVFDDDVNPRLSCFGLMKNSRDGKSYSTNLAFTPPEYLRTGRVTPESVMYSFGTLLLDLLSGKHIPPSHALDLMKDRNIQMLTDSCLEGEFSNDDGTELVRLATRCLQYEPRDRPNPKSIVTALSPLQKETEVPSHVLMGIPHGGGAMPLSELGEACLRMDLTAIQEILEKLGYKDDEGAATELSFQMWTNQMQETLNSKKKGDAAFRHKDFKVAIECYSQFIEVGTMVSPTVFARRSLSYLMSEMPQEALDDAVQAQVISPIWHIASYLQASALFALGRENEAQIALKEGLILEEKRKATS from the exons ATGACCTCTGAGCTTAAAAAAGTGGCTTTTGGCTACGTGAAGTCTTGTTCCTTTTCCTGTTCGTGTTCTAGTTGTTGGATTAGGATGGGCTGCCATTTTGCCAAGCTCACCTCATGTTGTTTTATCTCCGAAAGTGATGGACCGGGTCATGAAACTAATAATGCTG AAATCGAGGATAAAAGTGAAATCAGTGATTTGCCTGCATTTCGTGAATACTCTATCGAACAACTCAGGACAGCTACATCCAGATTTTCTGCAGCAAACATAGTTTCAGAACATGGGGAGAAAGCTCCGAATGTGGTTTATAAGGGGAAATTGGAGAATCAGAGGCGGATAGCTGTCAAACGCTTTAACAGGTCTGCTTGGCCTGATTCCAGGCAGTTTTTG GAAGAAGCAAGAGCTGTTGGTCAACTCCGGAATAATAGAATGGCGAATTTACTTGGTTGCTGCTGTGAAGGTGATGAGAGGTTGCTGGTTGCTGAATTTATGCCCAATGAAACACTTGCAAAGCATCTATTTCACT GGGAAACACAGCCGATGAAGTGGGCAATGCGATTGAGGGTCGCATTATATCTTGCACAAGCATTAGAATATTGCACAAGTAAAGGGCGTGCTCTTTATCACGATCTTAATGCCTACAGGGTAGTCTTTGATGAT GATGTCAATCCTAGACTGTCATGCTTTGGTTTGATGAAGAACAGTAGAGATGGGAAAAGTTACAGTACAAATTTAGCATTTACTCCTCCAGAGTACCTGAGGACTG GGAGAGTAACTCCAGAAAGCGTGATGTACAGCTTTGGCACACTTTTACTTGACCTCCTCAGTGGAAAACACATCCCACCAAGTCAT GCCCTTGATTTAATGAAGGACCGGAATATTCAAATGCTAACAGATTCTTGCTTGGAAGGTGAATTTTCAAATGATGATGGAACTGAGTTGGTACGTCTAGCGACAAGATGTCTACAATATGAACCTCGGGACAGGCCAAATCCAAAATCAATAGTTACTGCATTATCTCCTCTTCAGAAGGAAACCGAG GTTCCTTCTCATGTACTGATGGGTATCCCTCATGGTGGAGGGGCTATGCCTCTATCAGAACTCGGTGAAGCATGTTTGAGAATGGATTTAACTGCCATACAAGAGATATTAGAAAAACTAGGTTACAAAGACGATGAAGGAGCAGCAACTGAG CTTTCATTCCAGATGTGGACCAATCAAATGCAGGAAACATTGAACTCGAAGAAAAAGGGTGATGCAGCATTCCGTCATAAAGATTTTAAGGTTGCGATTGAATGTTACTCACAG TTTATTGAAGTTGGAACAATGGTCTCCCCCACTGTTTTTGCTCGTCGTAGTTTGTCTTATCTCATGAGTGAGATGCCACAGGAGGCCCTCGATGATGCAGTGCAAGCGCAGGTTATATCACCCATTTGGCATATAGCGTCATATTTACAAGCATCTGCTCTTTTTGCTTTAGGGAGGGAGAACGAGGCACAAATTGCACTTAAAGAGGGTTTGATTCTTGAAGAAAAACGGAAGGCTACATCCTAA
- the LOC140834565 gene encoding serine/threonine-protein kinase BSK7-like isoform X3: MANLLGCCCEGDERLLVAEFMPNETLAKHLFHWETQPMKWAMRLRVALYLAQALEYCTSKGRALYHDLNAYRVVFDDDVNPRLSCFGLMKNSRDGKSYSTNLAFTPPEYLRTGRVTPESVMYSFGTLLLDLLSGKHIPPSHALDLMKDRNIQMLTDSCLEGEFSNDDGTELVRLATRCLQYEPRDRPNPKSIVTALSPLQKETEVPSHVLMGIPHGGGAMPLSELGEACLRMDLTAIQEILEKLGYKDDEGAATELSFQMWTNQMQETLNSKKKGDAAFRHKDFKVAIECYSQFIEVGTMVSPTVFARRSLSYLMSEMPQEALDDAVQAQVISPIWHIASYLQASALFALGRENEAQIALKEGLILEEKRKATS; encoded by the exons ATGGCGAATTTACTTGGTTGCTGCTGTGAAGGTGATGAGAGGTTGCTGGTTGCTGAATTTATGCCCAATGAAACACTTGCAAAGCATCTATTTCACT GGGAAACACAGCCGATGAAGTGGGCAATGCGATTGAGGGTCGCATTATATCTTGCACAAGCATTAGAATATTGCACAAGTAAAGGGCGTGCTCTTTATCACGATCTTAATGCCTACAGGGTAGTCTTTGATGAT GATGTCAATCCTAGACTGTCATGCTTTGGTTTGATGAAGAACAGTAGAGATGGGAAAAGTTACAGTACAAATTTAGCATTTACTCCTCCAGAGTACCTGAGGACTG GGAGAGTAACTCCAGAAAGCGTGATGTACAGCTTTGGCACACTTTTACTTGACCTCCTCAGTGGAAAACACATCCCACCAAGTCAT GCCCTTGATTTAATGAAGGACCGGAATATTCAAATGCTAACAGATTCTTGCTTGGAAGGTGAATTTTCAAATGATGATGGAACTGAGTTGGTACGTCTAGCGACAAGATGTCTACAATATGAACCTCGGGACAGGCCAAATCCAAAATCAATAGTTACTGCATTATCTCCTCTTCAGAAGGAAACCGAG GTTCCTTCTCATGTACTGATGGGTATCCCTCATGGTGGAGGGGCTATGCCTCTATCAGAACTCGGTGAAGCATGTTTGAGAATGGATTTAACTGCCATACAAGAGATATTAGAAAAACTAGGTTACAAAGACGATGAAGGAGCAGCAACTGAG CTTTCATTCCAGATGTGGACCAATCAAATGCAGGAAACATTGAACTCGAAGAAAAAGGGTGATGCAGCATTCCGTCATAAAGATTTTAAGGTTGCGATTGAATGTTACTCACAG TTTATTGAAGTTGGAACAATGGTCTCCCCCACTGTTTTTGCTCGTCGTAGTTTGTCTTATCTCATGAGTGAGATGCCACAGGAGGCCCTCGATGATGCAGTGCAAGCGCAGGTTATATCACCCATTTGGCATATAGCGTCATATTTACAAGCATCTGCTCTTTTTGCTTTAGGGAGGGAGAACGAGGCACAAATTGCACTTAAAGAGGGTTTGATTCTTGAAGAAAAACGGAAGGCTACATCCTAA
- the LOC140834565 gene encoding serine/threonine-protein kinase BSK7-like isoform X2 has product MTSELKKVAFGYVKSCSFSCSCSSCWIRMGCHFAKLTSCCFISESDGPGHETNNAEIEDKSEISDLPAFREYSIEQLRTATSRFSAANIVSEHGEKAPNVVYKGKLENQRRIAVKRFNRSAWPDSRQFLEEARAVGQLRNNRMANLLGCCCEGDERLLVAEFMPNETLAKHLFHWETQPMKWAMRLRVALYLAQALEYCTSKGRALYHDLNAYRVVFDDDVNPRLSCFGLMKNSRDGKSYSTNLAFTPPEYLRTGRVTPESVMYSFGTLLLDLLSGKHIPPSHALDLMKDRNIQMLTDSCLEGEFSNDDGTELVRLATRCLQYEPRDRPNPKSIVTALSPLQKETEVPSHVLMGIPHGGGAMPLSELGEACLRMDLTAIQEILEKLGYKDDEGAATEMWTNQMQETLNSKKKGDAAFRHKDFKVAIECYSQFIEVGTMVSPTVFARRSLSYLMSEMPQEALDDAVQAQVISPIWHIASYLQASALFALGRENEAQIALKEGLILEEKRKATS; this is encoded by the exons ATGACCTCTGAGCTTAAAAAAGTGGCTTTTGGCTACGTGAAGTCTTGTTCCTTTTCCTGTTCGTGTTCTAGTTGTTGGATTAGGATGGGCTGCCATTTTGCCAAGCTCACCTCATGTTGTTTTATCTCCGAAAGTGATGGACCGGGTCATGAAACTAATAATGCTG AAATCGAGGATAAAAGTGAAATCAGTGATTTGCCTGCATTTCGTGAATACTCTATCGAACAACTCAGGACAGCTACATCCAGATTTTCTGCAGCAAACATAGTTTCAGAACATGGGGAGAAAGCTCCGAATGTGGTTTATAAGGGGAAATTGGAGAATCAGAGGCGGATAGCTGTCAAACGCTTTAACAGGTCTGCTTGGCCTGATTCCAGGCAGTTTTTG GAAGAAGCAAGAGCTGTTGGTCAACTCCGGAATAATAGAATGGCGAATTTACTTGGTTGCTGCTGTGAAGGTGATGAGAGGTTGCTGGTTGCTGAATTTATGCCCAATGAAACACTTGCAAAGCATCTATTTCACT GGGAAACACAGCCGATGAAGTGGGCAATGCGATTGAGGGTCGCATTATATCTTGCACAAGCATTAGAATATTGCACAAGTAAAGGGCGTGCTCTTTATCACGATCTTAATGCCTACAGGGTAGTCTTTGATGAT GATGTCAATCCTAGACTGTCATGCTTTGGTTTGATGAAGAACAGTAGAGATGGGAAAAGTTACAGTACAAATTTAGCATTTACTCCTCCAGAGTACCTGAGGACTG GGAGAGTAACTCCAGAAAGCGTGATGTACAGCTTTGGCACACTTTTACTTGACCTCCTCAGTGGAAAACACATCCCACCAAGTCAT GCCCTTGATTTAATGAAGGACCGGAATATTCAAATGCTAACAGATTCTTGCTTGGAAGGTGAATTTTCAAATGATGATGGAACTGAGTTGGTACGTCTAGCGACAAGATGTCTACAATATGAACCTCGGGACAGGCCAAATCCAAAATCAATAGTTACTGCATTATCTCCTCTTCAGAAGGAAACCGAG GTTCCTTCTCATGTACTGATGGGTATCCCTCATGGTGGAGGGGCTATGCCTCTATCAGAACTCGGTGAAGCATGTTTGAGAATGGATTTAACTGCCATACAAGAGATATTAGAAAAACTAGGTTACAAAGACGATGAAGGAGCAGCAACTGAG ATGTGGACCAATCAAATGCAGGAAACATTGAACTCGAAGAAAAAGGGTGATGCAGCATTCCGTCATAAAGATTTTAAGGTTGCGATTGAATGTTACTCACAG TTTATTGAAGTTGGAACAATGGTCTCCCCCACTGTTTTTGCTCGTCGTAGTTTGTCTTATCTCATGAGTGAGATGCCACAGGAGGCCCTCGATGATGCAGTGCAAGCGCAGGTTATATCACCCATTTGGCATATAGCGTCATATTTACAAGCATCTGCTCTTTTTGCTTTAGGGAGGGAGAACGAGGCACAAATTGCACTTAAAGAGGGTTTGATTCTTGAAGAAAAACGGAAGGCTACATCCTAA